The following coding sequences lie in one Pseudomonas syringae CC1557 genomic window:
- a CDS encoding chemotaxis protein CheA — MSINLDQAQQTFIVEARELLQAMEESLLQLESEPGDVDAIGAVFRAAHTIKGSAGLFGLTPIVSFTHIVEDVLDRLREGSVSVDAGLIAVLLKSGDHMLELIDVVASRGEELQPPALEREAALRQALQVYQAPGAAPVVDEARSSDTPDVENAEVLWHISLRFGVDVFRNGMDPLSFLRYLNTLGKMIQVSTLTDSIPPVEAWDPESCHLGFDIDFLSSAGHAAINEVFDFVREDCVVEITASDDSTDSGEPTGTELVSQTERSSMVASGELLGDQRAVPREPGVATAVDRPSAGGEQKNKDGRYVRVNADKLDELINLVGELVIASAGASLLAKSCDNDPLQEASSTVSGLVEQILDGALHLRMIPIGDTFNRFRRVVRDVSQELGKDIDLIINGAETELDKTVVEKIGDPLMHLLRNSMDHGIESAEARRAAGKPAKGHLSLNAYHDSGSIVIEIADDGAGLNRERILDKAQQRGLVAAGASLTDQEIYNLIFEPGFSTAEAVTNLSGRGVGMDVVKRNITLLRGTVDLDSQPGQGTIVRIRLPLTLAIINGFLVGIDQSTYVIPLDMVQECIELDEQDRQASRDNGYLDLRGEVLPLVYLREHFNHEGPAARRQNVVVVRYAEHKAGLVVDDLLGEFQTVIKPLGKLFGALRGISGSTILGSGAVALILDIPALLNQIVQMDARSTQSPHSLSPASR, encoded by the coding sequence GTGAGCATTAACCTCGATCAGGCTCAGCAGACGTTTATCGTCGAAGCGCGTGAGCTGTTGCAGGCGATGGAGGAATCCCTCCTGCAACTTGAAAGCGAACCGGGCGATGTGGACGCGATTGGCGCAGTCTTCCGCGCCGCACACACCATCAAGGGCTCGGCCGGGCTGTTCGGGCTGACGCCCATTGTCAGTTTCACTCACATTGTCGAAGACGTGCTGGATCGCCTGCGCGAAGGCAGTGTGTCGGTGGACGCCGGACTGATCGCAGTGCTGCTCAAATCCGGCGATCACATGCTCGAACTGATCGACGTGGTCGCCAGTCGTGGCGAAGAACTTCAGCCGCCAGCGCTGGAGCGCGAAGCAGCGCTGCGCCAGGCATTGCAGGTCTATCAGGCACCGGGCGCCGCTCCGGTCGTCGACGAAGCGCGCTCATCAGATACGCCTGATGTCGAGAACGCCGAAGTGCTGTGGCATATCTCGTTACGCTTCGGCGTCGATGTGTTTCGCAACGGCATGGACCCGCTGTCATTCCTGCGCTACCTCAATACGCTGGGCAAGATGATTCAGGTCAGCACCCTGACCGACAGTATTCCGCCCGTGGAAGCGTGGGACCCGGAATCCTGTCACCTGGGCTTCGATATCGACTTTCTCTCCTCTGCCGGGCATGCCGCGATCAACGAAGTGTTCGATTTCGTGCGTGAAGATTGCGTCGTCGAAATCACCGCCTCTGATGACTCTACAGACAGTGGCGAGCCCACCGGAACCGAGCTGGTTTCGCAGACCGAGCGCAGCAGCATGGTTGCCAGCGGCGAACTGCTGGGTGACCAGCGAGCAGTGCCGCGAGAGCCCGGCGTGGCAACGGCGGTGGATCGTCCTTCGGCGGGCGGCGAGCAGAAAAACAAGGACGGCCGTTATGTGCGCGTCAACGCCGACAAACTCGACGAACTGATCAACCTGGTCGGCGAGTTGGTCATTGCCAGCGCCGGTGCCAGCCTGCTGGCCAAGTCATGTGACAACGACCCGCTTCAGGAAGCCAGTTCGACAGTGTCGGGGCTGGTGGAGCAGATTCTCGACGGCGCGCTGCACCTGCGCATGATCCCCATCGGTGACACCTTCAACCGCTTTCGCCGCGTTGTGCGCGATGTCAGTCAGGAACTGGGCAAAGACATCGACCTGATTATCAATGGCGCGGAAACCGAGCTGGACAAGACGGTCGTCGAAAAAATCGGCGACCCGCTCATGCACCTGCTGCGCAACTCCATGGACCACGGTATCGAAAGCGCCGAAGCGCGGCGTGCGGCAGGCAAGCCGGCCAAGGGTCATTTGAGCCTCAATGCCTACCATGACTCGGGCAGCATCGTGATCGAGATTGCCGATGACGGTGCCGGGCTGAATCGCGAACGCATTCTCGACAAGGCCCAGCAGCGCGGACTGGTTGCCGCAGGCGCGAGCCTGACTGATCAGGAAATCTACAACCTGATCTTCGAACCCGGTTTTTCCACTGCTGAAGCCGTTACCAACCTGTCCGGGCGCGGCGTCGGCATGGATGTGGTCAAGCGCAACATCACCCTGCTGCGCGGCACAGTCGACCTGGACAGCCAGCCTGGCCAAGGCACCATCGTGCGCATTCGTCTGCCGCTGACGCTGGCGATCATCAACGGTTTCCTGGTCGGTATCGATCAGTCGACCTACGTGATCCCGCTGGACATGGTTCAGGAATGCATCGAGCTGGATGAACAGGATCGTCAGGCAAGCCGCGACAACGGTTATCTGGACCTGCGCGGTGAAGTGTTGCCGCTGGTCTACCTGCGCGAGCACTTCAATCACGAAGGCCCGGCCGCACGACGCCAGAACGTAGTGGTCGTGCGCTACGCCGAACACAAGGCCGGGCTGGTGGTAGACGACCTGCTCGGTGAATTCCAGACCGTGATCAAACCCTTGGGCAAGCTGTTTGGCGCACTGCGCGGGATCAGCGGCTCGACGATTCTGGGCAGCGGCGCGGTGGCATTGATTCTCGACATACCGGCACTGCTCAACCAGATCGTACAAATGGACGCACGCTCGACTCAGTCCCCTCATTCGCTCTCGCCCGCTTCTCGCTGA
- a CDS encoding response regulator: MAKSVLVVDDSSSVRQVVGIALKSAGYDVIEASDGKDALSKLTGQKVHLIISDVNMPNMDGITFVKEVKKLASYKFTPIIMLTTESQESKKAEGQAAGAKAWVVKPFQPAQMLAAVSKLILP; the protein is encoded by the coding sequence ATGGCTAAGAGTGTACTGGTGGTCGACGATTCGAGCAGTGTCCGGCAGGTCGTCGGCATTGCTCTGAAAAGTGCCGGATACGACGTAATCGAAGCCAGCGACGGTAAGGATGCACTCAGCAAGCTGACAGGGCAGAAAGTGCACCTGATCATCAGCGACGTAAACATGCCAAACATGGATGGCATCACCTTCGTCAAAGAGGTGAAGAAGCTGGCCAGTTACAAGTTCACCCCCATCATCATGCTGACCACCGAGTCTCAGGAATCGAAAAAGGCCGAGGGTCAGGCGGCGGGTGCAAAAGCCTGGGTGGTCAAACCGTTTCAGCCCGCGCAGATGCTGGCGGCGGTTTCCAAACTGATCCTGCCCTGA
- a CDS encoding STAS domain-containing protein, whose translation MTISAETTDDTARVQIDGELTIYTVTELAARLLPQIGSAARLEVDLSNVTEMDGAGLQLLAVIQREAEKTGTALHMTGQSKAVTETFALCNPGVVL comes from the coding sequence ATGACGATATCTGCCGAGACCACCGATGACACTGCACGCGTGCAGATCGATGGCGAACTGACCATTTACACCGTGACCGAACTGGCCGCCCGATTGCTGCCGCAGATCGGCAGCGCAGCGCGCCTGGAGGTCGATCTGTCGAACGTCACCGAAATGGACGGCGCAGGCCTGCAACTGCTGGCGGTCATTCAGCGCGAGGCCGAAAAGACCGGCACGGCGCTGCATATGACCGGCCAGAGCAAGGCGGTGACGGAAACCTTCGCGTTATGTAATCCGGGTGTCGTGCTGTAG